One Rhea pennata isolate bPtePen1 unplaced genomic scaffold, bPtePen1.pri scaffold_26, whole genome shotgun sequence genomic region harbors:
- the LOC134154359 gene encoding olfactory receptor 14C36-like, with amino-acid sequence MVKVWEETADFNISSSHPSAHQITEWGERMSNSSSFNRFLLQAFANTRELQLLHFALFLGIYLAAFLGNGLIITTIACNHRLHTPMYFFLLNLSILDLGTISTTVPKSMANSLWDTRAISYSGCAAQLFFLVLFIFAEYFLLTAMAFDRYIAICRPLHYGTLMGSRACVKMAAAAWASGFLCAVLHTANTFSIPLCQGNILEQFFCGIAQILKLSCSDTSLREVRLIVVSACLVSGCFVFTVLSYVEIFTAVLRIPSEQGRHKAFSMCLPHLAVVSLFVSTITFAHLKPPSISSPSLDLVMAVLYSVVPPTVNPLFYSMRNKELQDAVRKRIQWGPWPIQQPFVTDVFLEALLVGFDIPHPIKLQMGLGPVCVSWDIVTVFLPGYLSLLPPSMYSLLCWSFARSSLLVHAGLVSALLDFLLLGVDHS; translated from the exons atgGTCAAAGTGTGGGAGGAAACTGCAGACTTCAACATCTCCTCTTCTCACCCATCAGctcaccaaatcacagaatgg GGGGAGCgaatgtccaacagcagctccttcaacaGGTTCCTCCTCCAGGCATTTGCCAACacgcgggagctgcagctcctgcactttgCGCTCTTcttgggcatctacctggctgccttcctgggcaatggcctcatcatcacaaCCATAGCCTGCAACCACCGCCTCCACACCCctatgtacttcttcctcctcaacctctccatccttgaccttggcaccatctccaccactgtccccaaatccatggccaattccctgtgggacaccagagccatttcctactcaggatgtgctgcccagctcttttttcttgtccttttcatttttgctgagtattttcttctcactgccaTGGCCTTTGACCGCTATattgccatctgcagacccTTGCACTATGGGACcctcatgggcagcagagcttgtgtcaaaatggcagcagctgcctgggccagtggttttctctgtgctgtcctgcacactgctaacacattttcaataccgctctgccaaggcaacatcctagagcagttcttctgtggaattgcccagatcctcaagctctcctgctcagacacCAGCCTCAGGGAAGTCAGGCTTATTGTGGTTAGTGCCTGTTTAGtctctgggtgttttgttttcactgtgctgtcctatgtggagatcttcactgctgtgctgaggatcccatCTGAGCAGGGCcgacacaaagccttttccatgtgcctccctcacctggctgtggtctccctcTTTGTCAGCACTATTACCTTTGCCCATCTGAAGCcgccctccatctcctccccatctctggaTCTGGTGATGGCAGTTCTGTACTCTGTTGTGCCTCCAACAGTAAACCCGCTcttctacagcatgaggaacaaggagctgcaAGATGCAGTAAGGAAACGGATCCAGTGG GGCCCTTGGCCCATTCAGCAACCTTTTGttacagatgtatttctagaagcccttcttgttggcTTTGACATCCCTCACCCGATTAAACTCCAGATGGGCCTAGGCCCCGTCTGTGTGTCCTGGGACATTGTGACTGTTTTTCTCCCAGGctacctgtccctgcttccaccttctatGTACTCCCTGTtatgttggagttttgccaggagctccctgctcGTGCATGCAGGTCTTGTGTCCGCTTTGCTCGACTTCTTGCTCCTTGGGGTGGACCACTCCTGA